The following coding sequences are from one Triticum aestivum cultivar Chinese Spring chromosome 5A, IWGSC CS RefSeq v2.1, whole genome shotgun sequence window:
- the LOC123103492 gene encoding plant cysteine oxidase 5 isoform X2, whose protein sequence is MAAIQKLYEVCKASLSEKGPSSPEAVENVRAVLDMITPSDVGLECEAQAVRVWRRPRVLNRKTVLHSSPAIRYRHIYECKSFSIGIYCIPASSIIPLHNHPGMTVLSKLLYGKVHVKAYDWIDIEEPGNLSKVRPAKVVRDGEISAPCAAMVLRPTGGGNVHALKAITPCAILDILSPPYSSKDGRHCSYFRRRQKSHPTGILWDRTRESEFVWLEEYQPRDNFVIRRDLYTGPTLEL, encoded by the exons ATGGCTGCAATCCAGAAGCTTTATGAGGTCTGCAAAGCATCATTATCTGAAAAGGGGCCATCATCTCCTGAAGCCGTCGAAAATGTTCGTGCTGTATTAG ATATGATCACACCTTCTGATGTTGGACTTGAGTGTGAAGCACAAGCTGTTCGTGTTTGGAGAAGACCACGAGTGTTGAATAGGAAAACAGTGCTCCATTCAAGCCCAGCGATTAGATATCGTCATATATATGAGTGCAAAAGCTTCTCT ATTGGAATATATTGCATACCAGCATCATCCATCATTCCACTGCACAACCATCCAGGCATGACTGTGCTCAGCAAACTTCTCTATGGTAAAGTGCATGTCAAAGCGTATGATTGGATTGATATAGAGGAACCCGGTAACTTATCAAAAG TCAGACCAGCCAAGGTTGTGAGGGATGGTGAAATATCTGCGCCTTGCGCGGCGATGGTGCTTCGTCCAACAGGGGGTGGGAATGTCCATGCCCTGAAAGCCATCACTCCCTGTGCTATCTTGGACATCTTGTCTCCTCCTTACTCGTCAAAGGATGGGAGGCATTGCTCCTACTTCCGGAGACGCCAAAAGTCGCACCCGACGG GCATTTTATGGGACCGAACAAGGGAGTCTGAATTTGTCTGGCTGGAAGAATACCAGCCCCGTGACAACTTTGTTATTAGAAGAGACCTGTACACAGGACCTACTTTGGAGCTGTGA
- the LOC123103492 gene encoding plant cysteine oxidase 4 isoform X1 — protein MAAIQKLYEVCKASLSEKGPSSPEAVENVRAVLDMITPSDVGLECEAQAVRVWRRPRVLNRKTVLHSSPAIRYRHIYECKSFSIGIYCIPASSIIPLHNHPGMTVLSKLLYGKVHVKAYDWIDIEEPGNLSKVRPAKVVRDGEISAPCAAMVLRPTGGGNVHALKAITPCAILDILSPPYSSKDGRHCSYFRRRQKSHPTGQCRDLPWTKNNHDLLTKDGFSISITYMFAIVSPGILWDRTRESEFVWLEEYQPRDNFVIRRDLYTGPTLEL, from the exons ATGGCTGCAATCCAGAAGCTTTATGAGGTCTGCAAAGCATCATTATCTGAAAAGGGGCCATCATCTCCTGAAGCCGTCGAAAATGTTCGTGCTGTATTAG ATATGATCACACCTTCTGATGTTGGACTTGAGTGTGAAGCACAAGCTGTTCGTGTTTGGAGAAGACCACGAGTGTTGAATAGGAAAACAGTGCTCCATTCAAGCCCAGCGATTAGATATCGTCATATATATGAGTGCAAAAGCTTCTCT ATTGGAATATATTGCATACCAGCATCATCCATCATTCCACTGCACAACCATCCAGGCATGACTGTGCTCAGCAAACTTCTCTATGGTAAAGTGCATGTCAAAGCGTATGATTGGATTGATATAGAGGAACCCGGTAACTTATCAAAAG TCAGACCAGCCAAGGTTGTGAGGGATGGTGAAATATCTGCGCCTTGCGCGGCGATGGTGCTTCGTCCAACAGGGGGTGGGAATGTCCATGCCCTGAAAGCCATCACTCCCTGTGCTATCTTGGACATCTTGTCTCCTCCTTACTCGTCAAAGGATGGGAGGCATTGCTCCTACTTCCGGAGACGCCAAAAGTCGCACCCGACGGGTCAGTGCCGTGATCTCCCCTGGACGAAGAACAACCATGATTTACTAACAAAGGACGGCTTCAGTATCTCAATTACTTACATGTTTGCTATTGTTTCTCCAGGCATTTTATGGGACCGAACAAGGGAGTCTGAATTTGTCTGGCTGGAAGAATACCAGCCCCGTGACAACTTTGTTATTAGAAGAGACCTGTACACAGGACCTACTTTGGAGCTGTGA
- the LOC123103491 gene encoding uncharacterized protein, which translates to MSPRPPGGSLNRKNCPNEPTSIPNPVNFCHPQFSQHMQLSQPPYAMNIPFHQFPQQHLYPPNVQYVVVQPQYAPYSLPPRMPPPPPALVMPSTSASDSGTPCMETRQEEQDIDIVNDETAEPDRTAKRLHWTEQEDIRLIRIWLNSPKIKKYDVYWADVIAAYNSNTPKDRRREPAHLRCHWHKMIPKIARFDDCWCQVKAKYPSDLSDNMQLMDKTWVMFNAEARAMYLEEVKRRFAYNHCWKVVWDQPKWKSYILSLSSRKAKLSESGDYTSSSEDTEDDPEKETSEEGSVTAKEKYEGKGEVEKDIQCSLDLQNMLKTNPGEMTGVQLLHADQNLEPSRIEPPERKDNEALISEKQPELLMTAASWYNEFLPGSELLAGNSKSSELQHGGVSREDEPEKGTLKQGYKALDHDGATAMGNLPEKDDTQVLKKPDHGIAVRENVPESKTDAQSCKVTKLKRKRKGKALPCSSEVQEDIKRAVDLQTMLMKDREKMSEVQLRLSKEKLEFAKLKQQEAKDKKETTLYEKYSELLMADTSRFSDFQKAEYEKAVRRMGETLFGRDDS; encoded by the exons ATGAGTCCACGCCCACCTGGTGGTTCATTAAATCGTAAGAATTGTCCAAATGAGCCAACATCAATACCCAATCCTGTGAATTTTTGCCACCCGCAATTTTCTCAGCATATGCAACTTTCACAACCGCCGTATGCCATGAATATCCCTTTCCACCAATTCCCACAGCAACACCTATACCCACCGAATGTCCAGTACGTTGTTGTCCAACCTCAGTATGCTCCATACTCTTTACCACCACGGATGCCGCCTCCACCACCTGCTCTAGTTATGCCGTCCACATCAGCGTCTGATTCAGGCACCCCATGTATGGAAACTCGTCAAGAAGAACAAGACATTGATATAGTCAATGATGAGACTGCTGAACCTGACCGGACTGCTAAGCGATTACACTGGACGGAACAGGAGGACATAAGGCTG ATACGTATTTGGCTGAATAGCCCAAAGATCAAGAAGTATGACGTGTACTGGGCGGATGTTATAGCAGCATACAACAGCAACACCCCTAAAGATAGGAGAAGGGAACCAGCACATTTGAGGTGTCATTGGCATAAGATGATCCCAAAGATTGCCCGCTTCGATGACTGCTGGTGCCAGGTCAAGGCAAAATATCCTAGTGACCTGTCTGACAATATGCAGCTGATGGACAAAACATGGGTGATGTTCAACGCGGAAGCACGGGCGATGTATCTTGAGGAAGTAAAACGTCGTTTTGCTTATAACCACTGCTGGAAAGTTGTCTGGGACCAACCCAAATGGAAATCCTACATCTTGTCTTTGTCCTCCAGAAAAGCTAAGCTGTCTGAGTCTGGGGACTACACGTCATCCTCTGAAGATACTGAGGATGACCCTGAAAAAGAGACAAGCGAAGAAGGTAGCGTCACTGCGAAGGAGAAATATGAAGGTAAAGGTGAGGTGGAAAAAGATATTCAATGCTCACTGGATCTTCAGAACATGCTAAAGACTAATCCAGGGGAGATGACAGGGGTACAACTGCTGCACGCAGATCAAAACCTTGAACCTTCCAGAATAGAGCCGCCAGAAAGAAAGGACAATGAAGCATTAATATCAGAGAAGCAACCAGAACTGTTGATGACTGCTGCTTCGTGGTACAATGAGTTTCTGCCTGGGAGTGAGCTGTTGGCTGGTAATTCGAAGTCCAGCGAGTTGCAACATGGGGGAGTATCGAGAGAAGATGAGCCTGAAAAAGGAACACTTAAACAGGGTTACAAGGCACTAGACCATGATGGAGCAACGGCCATGGGAAACCTTCCTGAAAAGGACGATACACAAGTCTTGAAGAAGCCCGATCATGGGATAGCAGTGAGGGAAAATGTTCCTGAAAGCAAAACAGATGCGCAAAGTTGCAAGGTGACAAAGCTCAAACGAAAACGCAAAGGCAAGGCATTGCCTTGTTCGTCTGAGGTGCAGGAGGACATCAAACGTGCAGTGGATCTTCAGACCATGCTTATGAAGGATCGGGAGAAGATGTCAGAGGTGCAGCTCCGTCTCTCGAAAGAGAAGCTTGAGTTCGCCAAACTGAAGCAACAGGAAGCAAAGGACAAGAAGGAAACAACGCTTTATGAGAAGTATTCAGAGCTGTTGATGGCTGACACCTCCAGGTTCAGCGACTTTCAAAAGGCAGAGTATGAGAAGGCGGTGAGGCGCATGGGCGAGACGTTATTTGGTAGAGATGATAGCTAG